The Pseudomonas solani genome segment CTCCCGTGGTGCGGCCGGTTACTGGGTGGAGAACGGCGAAATCCAGTTCCCCGTCCAGGAGGTCACCATCGCCGGCAACATGAAGGACATGTTCCGCCAGATCCTCGCCGTTGGCAGCGACCTGGAAGTGCGCGGCAACATCCGCACCGGCTCGGTGCTGATCGAGCGCATGACGGTGGCGGGCAGCTGATCGCCCGCCCAGCCGTCGTTATGAAGAACGCGCCCGGGTGGCGCGTTTTTTATGGGTGTTTTTCCCGCACCGATGGCCCGCCACGCTCGACGACGCGACTTTCATGTGCTCCGGAGATCGGTGCTGTTGGATGCTTTTGCAGCCAATCTGCCAGCCGTTAACGCATGGATTGCGTCCGCTGACGTGAGGCGGGGCCGCCTCTGACGCACTTTCACTTTGCAAGTGCGAGTAATGTTTATTATTCTCAAACGCGAATGCTTACTATTTGAGGATTCGCAGTGCGGCCCCGTCTCGACGAACCCCAGGCATGCTCCGATTGGCGCTGGCTTGGCCAGCGTATCCGCTGCGCCCTGGCGCCGGACGATCCGCGCCTGCTGACGCGCTTCCTCAACGATGGCCACGAGTTGGTCGTGCACCACGAACTGCCGGCCTGGCGCATTTTCGAAGGCAGCTTCCAGCTGCTGCTGGACAGCGCCACCGACCGCGCCTTGCCCTGGCACTGGCGCTGCTTGTGCCTCGACCACGCCTATCTACCCCTGCAGTCCCTGCGCCCGCTGGCCCGCGATCCGTTGCGACGCCAGCGCCTGCTCGGGCTGCAGCGGCGCCTGGCGACCCTGCGCCTGGCGCCATCCCTGAGCTACATCGAACCGGAAGAAGGAAATACAGCGTGACTGATACCCGAATCGAACGCGACAGCATGGGCGAACTGGCAGTCCCGGCCAAGGCGCTGTACGGCGCGCAGACCCAGCGGGCGGTGAACAACTTCCCGGTCTCCGGCCAGCGCATGCCGGCAGCTTTCATTCGTGCACTGATCCTCGCCAAGGCTGCTGCCGCACGGGCCAACGTCGACCTGGAGCAGATCAGCCCGGCCATGGGCGACGCCATCGTCAGCGCCTGCCAGGAATTGCTGGCGGGCGACTTCATGACCCACTTCCCGGTGGACGTGTTCCAGACCGGCTCCGGCACCAGCTCGAACATGAACGCCAACGAGGTGATCGCCACCCTGGCCAGCCGCCTGCTGGCGGAGAAGGTCAACCCGAATGACCACGTCAACTGCGGGCAGAGCAGCAACGACATCATCCCGTCGAGCATCCATGCCAGCGCGGCCATCGAGGTGAGCGAGCAACTGCTGCCCGCCCTCGGCCACCTGCTCAAGGTGCTCTGCGAGAAGTCCCTGGAAGTACGCCCCTATGTAAAGACCGGCCGCACCCACCTGATGGACGCCATGCCGGTGCGCATGAGCCAGGTGCTGGACGGCTGGGCCCAGCAGGTGCAGAGCAATATCGAGCACCTGCGTGCGCTGATGCCGAGCCTGCAGCAACTGGCCCAGGGCGGCACCGCGGTCGGCACCGGGATCAACGCCCACCCGCGCTTCGCCGAGCGTTTCTGCGTGGAGCTGAACCTGCTCACCGGCTTGCAGTTCACCCCGGGCAACAACTTCTTCGCCCTGATCGGCTCCCAGGACACCGCCGTGGCCCTGTCCGGCCAGCTGAAAACGGTGGCGGTGACCCTGATGAAGATCGCCAACGACCTGCGCTGGATGAACTCCGGCCCGCTGGCAGGCCTGGCCGAGATCGAGCTGGAGGCCCTGCAGCCGGGCTCCTCGATCATGCCGGGCAAGGTCAACCCGGTGATCCCCGAGGCCACGGCGATGGTCGCCGCCCAGGTGATCGGCAATGACGCGGCCATCACCGTTGCCGGCCAGTCGGGCAACTTCGAGCTGAACGTGATGCTGCCGGTGATCGCCCACAACCTGTTGAACAGCGTCCAGCTGCTGTCGAGCAGCAGCCTGCTGCTGGCCGACCGTGCGGTGGCGAGCTTCAAGGTCAACCAGCCGAAGCTGAACGAAGCGCTGTCGCGCAACCCGATTCTGGTCACCGCGCTGAATCCCATCATCGGCTACCTCAAGGCCGCCGAGATCGCCAAGCAGGCGTACCGCGAGGGGCGCCCGGTGATCGATGTGGCGCAGGAGAACACCGAGCTGAGCCGCGCGGAGCTGGAGAAGCTGCTCGACCCGGAAAAACTCACCGAGGGCGGCCTCTAGCCGCGACACCGGGTGCTGCCACGGCGGCACCCTTCGCCCACCTGGAGGTGGCCGATGGAGTACTGGAAACGAACCATCGAGGCTGGCAACCGCAGCTTCCACAGCGGTGACTGGATCGAGGCGCGGGAGCTTTACCTGCAGGCCCTGGCCCAGGCGCAGATGCTGCTGGAGCGGTGGCCGGATGCGGACCAGGCGGTGGCCGCGTTCGTGGTCTCCCACCACAACCTGGCCGACCTGCACCTGATGCTCGGCCAGCCGGAGGAGACGGCGGAGAACCTCTGCACCTGCCACGAGCGCCTGCTGCAGGTGCTGCGTGACACCAGCCTGCCCGAGGCGCTGCGCGACGTTGCCCTGCGCCACAGCCGCTGCACCTACAGCAGCCTGTTGCA includes the following:
- the fumC gene encoding class II fumarate hydratase FumC, whose translation is MTDTRIERDSMGELAVPAKALYGAQTQRAVNNFPVSGQRMPAAFIRALILAKAAAARANVDLEQISPAMGDAIVSACQELLAGDFMTHFPVDVFQTGSGTSSNMNANEVIATLASRLLAEKVNPNDHVNCGQSSNDIIPSSIHASAAIEVSEQLLPALGHLLKVLCEKSLEVRPYVKTGRTHLMDAMPVRMSQVLDGWAQQVQSNIEHLRALMPSLQQLAQGGTAVGTGINAHPRFAERFCVELNLLTGLQFTPGNNFFALIGSQDTAVALSGQLKTVAVTLMKIANDLRWMNSGPLAGLAEIELEALQPGSSIMPGKVNPVIPEATAMVAAQVIGNDAAITVAGQSGNFELNVMLPVIAHNLLNSVQLLSSSSLLLADRAVASFKVNQPKLNEALSRNPILVTALNPIIGYLKAAEIAKQAYREGRPVIDVAQENTELSRAELEKLLDPEKLTEGGL
- a CDS encoding tetratricopeptide repeat protein, which produces MEYWKRTIEAGNRSFHSGDWIEARELYLQALAQAQMLLERWPDADQAVAAFVVSHHNLADLHLMLGQPEETAENLCTCHERLLQVLRDTSLPEALRDVALRHSRCTYSSLLQFIQEHGAYPRTDRLLGIVPGHSSRALPSTSGSRYYH